One genomic window of Agarivorans sp. Alg241-V36 includes the following:
- a CDS encoding patatin-like phospholipase family protein: MAKHGCLPSYHYSPLLIQALRYQLIFGVSPLLSKHAIALFKAITLLTTVCVLLACSAPPRNASLYSEVMSPLGVSGIRYWDGESKEITGHDLEAEYQQILLGRESRGEQQLSEINHLALSGGGINGAFSAGVLNAWSDNDTRPEFDLVTGVSTGAIVSIFAYLGSDYDPVLKRYYTETSMNSLFEVNGIWSLLGGKTVLNTQGFERQVRSYVNADIVQKIASERSKGRLLVIGTTNLDNEKMSMWDIGKIAQQNNQQAVSLIQDIIIASSSVPGAFPAKSLEISDGEQAYEELHVDGGVSRQVFLVPQWAYHSAYLEDLPQQVYVIRNGPLKPHYRVIENSLTEISLRSLSTMIRNQGIGDVEHIYHFSQRHHLGFHLAYIDSDFPLISEEAFTQQYMNSLYQYGYQKTRDAAIWEAVPPSLKAI; encoded by the coding sequence TTGGCTAAGCACGGATGCTTGCCTAGCTACCATTACTCCCCGCTATTAATTCAAGCTCTTCGTTATCAACTCATTTTTGGAGTGTCTCCCTTGCTTAGCAAACATGCTATTGCTCTGTTTAAAGCTATAACGCTTCTAACTACTGTATGTGTGCTGCTGGCCTGCAGCGCCCCGCCAAGAAATGCTTCTTTATATTCAGAAGTGATGTCGCCTTTAGGTGTTTCTGGTATTCGTTATTGGGATGGCGAAAGCAAAGAAATTACTGGCCATGATCTGGAAGCGGAATATCAACAAATTCTGCTTGGTAGAGAGTCGCGAGGAGAGCAACAGCTTAGTGAAATAAATCATCTCGCCCTATCTGGTGGCGGAATAAACGGCGCGTTTTCTGCTGGAGTCCTTAATGCTTGGAGTGATAACGACACTAGACCTGAATTCGACCTTGTTACTGGAGTCTCCACCGGGGCAATCGTCTCAATTTTTGCCTACTTAGGCAGTGACTACGACCCTGTGCTTAAACGGTACTATACCGAAACCAGCATGAACAGCTTGTTTGAAGTGAATGGTATTTGGAGTTTGTTAGGGGGTAAAACGGTACTAAATACTCAAGGCTTTGAGCGACAAGTGCGCAGTTATGTGAACGCAGATATTGTGCAGAAAATTGCTAGTGAGCGCAGCAAAGGTCGCTTATTGGTTATTGGCACGACCAATTTAGACAACGAAAAAATGTCGATGTGGGACATAGGCAAAATTGCCCAACAAAACAATCAACAAGCGGTAAGTTTGATTCAAGATATCATTATCGCCAGTAGCTCTGTGCCAGGCGCATTTCCAGCTAAAAGCTTAGAAATAAGCGATGGCGAGCAAGCTTATGAGGAGCTACATGTTGATGGCGGCGTTTCCCGACAGGTATTTTTAGTGCCGCAGTGGGCTTACCATAGCGCTTATCTAGAAGATTTACCGCAGCAGGTTTATGTTATTCGTAATGGACCGCTTAAACCTCATTATCGGGTAATCGAAAATAGTCTTACGGAAATAAGCTTACGCTCGCTGTCTACAATGATACGCAACCAAGGCATAGGCGACGTAGAGCATATCTACCACTTCTCGCAACGTCATCACTTGGGCTTTCATTTGGCCTACATTGATAGTGATTTCCCTCTAATTAGTGAAGAAGCATTCACTCAGCAATACATGAATAGCTTGTACCAGTACGGGTATCAAAAAACGCGAGATGCGGCTATTTGGGAAGCGGTGCCCCCAAGCCTAAAAGCCATCTAA
- a CDS encoding porin family protein has protein sequence MNKKTLLASLMVCTMSTGAMAADVDWFAGAGLGYQADNVKGMYNGEDDGATYQLRGGAIINDNHRVMGTYAYMDELSQNSLIASYDYLYPLNDNFSLFIGASMGASDSEINNQSSTEFVWGGQTGVIYNINDNWSAELSYRYLEQDYEEASFKLNDTQQIMLSVDYHF, from the coding sequence ATGAATAAAAAGACACTGTTGGCTTCACTAATGGTTTGTACTATGTCTACTGGCGCTATGGCTGCTGATGTAGATTGGTTCGCGGGTGCAGGTTTGGGTTACCAAGCCGACAATGTAAAAGGCATGTATAACGGCGAAGATGATGGCGCAACTTACCAGTTACGTGGTGGTGCGATTATCAATGACAATCATCGTGTAATGGGCACTTACGCCTACATGGACGAGCTAAGCCAAAATAGCTTGATTGCTTCTTACGACTATTTGTACCCGCTTAATGACAACTTTAGTTTGTTCATCGGTGCTTCTATGGGCGCATCGGATAGTGAGATTAATAACCAAAGCTCTACCGAGTTTGTTTGGGGCGGACAAACAGGGGTTATTTACAATATTAATGACAACTGGAGTGCTGAGCTAAGCTACCGTTATTTAGAGCAAGATTATGAAGAAGCGAGCTTTAAACTCAACGACACTCAACAAATCATGCTGTCGGTTGATTACCACTTTTAA
- the hrpB gene encoding ATP-dependent helicase HrpB, translated as MSELPVTQIFPDLLVGLATRQQFIVCAPPGAGKSTALPLMLLQQAGLDGKIILLEPRRLAARNIAEFLASQLGEAVGERVGYQMRGDNRQSAKTQLLVVTEGILTRLIQSDPELSGVAMVIFDEFHERSIHADLGLALSLEVQQAFNPELKLMIMSATLESDALSKLLPDAQLLESQGRSFPITYSYHSIKRDWQWSEQLAQLVTKALTEQTGSVLVFLPGNAEIRQVEQQLRPNLSAEQELHSLYGKLGLAEQQAAIRPALPGKRKVVLATNIAETSLTIDGISCVIDSGLERQASYHASSGTTRLQTKMICKASAIQRAGRAGRLQAGHCYRAYSEEQLNHRPFAASPEITRSELSRLVIELMQWGADAGELQWLDMPPKAHLGQAKQLLSELQLLKNDRLSERAEHLSNSGVGPRMLAMLDQAQTWQQQTNVNGLLWRACQLAALLDNNSSHKSDQISQAQAELAGAAKQQYQQQLKQLAQRFKVKPASDIDAKWDGLLLAQAFPDRIALKRQGRSYTCSGGFGLELHEQQHHLAKLDAMVVCDLYWPEGRNQGKVALACELDLSELKTLQTERFSTQLHCQWSETAKRIVAEKQQRLGALVLSAQAAEQLEPELVAKAWLEQIERKGFSWLPLNDKTRAWLERTRCAQQWFSELAMADFSDEALLDDAEQWLSMHLSTCRTWQQLKNIDWLAALKSRLDWQQQQQIESLVPSHYLAPSGNRAAIRYQLGNAPVVSIKLQEMFGQPQSPQLGNKIAITLELLSPGGKPLQLTQDLASFWQSAYVEVKKEMKGRYPKHPWPDDPVSAQATHKTKRQLNYAKPNQG; from the coding sequence TTGAGTGAGTTACCAGTAACCCAAATATTCCCAGATTTATTGGTCGGTTTAGCTACGCGGCAGCAGTTTATTGTGTGCGCGCCTCCGGGGGCGGGAAAATCAACCGCTTTGCCTTTAATGTTGCTGCAACAAGCGGGCTTAGACGGCAAGATTATTTTGCTGGAACCAAGGCGTTTGGCGGCGCGAAACATTGCCGAGTTTTTGGCAAGCCAATTAGGCGAAGCGGTGGGAGAGCGGGTTGGTTATCAAATGCGTGGTGATAATCGCCAATCGGCTAAAACTCAACTGCTGGTGGTAACCGAAGGCATACTCACCCGTTTGATTCAAAGCGATCCCGAACTAAGCGGGGTTGCCATGGTGATATTTGATGAATTTCACGAGCGCAGCATTCATGCCGACTTAGGGTTAGCGCTTAGCCTAGAAGTGCAGCAAGCTTTTAATCCAGAATTAAAGCTAATGATTATGTCGGCCACGCTAGAAAGTGATGCTTTAAGCAAGCTATTGCCCGATGCGCAATTACTAGAAAGCCAAGGTCGCAGCTTTCCTATTACCTATAGCTATCATTCTATTAAGCGAGATTGGCAATGGAGTGAACAACTTGCCCAGTTGGTGACAAAGGCCTTGACCGAGCAAACCGGCAGCGTATTGGTATTTTTGCCGGGTAATGCAGAGATTCGTCAAGTAGAACAACAACTAAGGCCAAACTTATCCGCCGAGCAAGAGTTACACAGCTTGTATGGCAAGCTGGGCTTAGCCGAGCAGCAAGCTGCGATTCGCCCGGCTCTGCCTGGCAAGCGTAAAGTGGTACTTGCGACTAATATCGCCGAGACCAGTTTAACCATTGATGGTATTAGCTGCGTGATTGATAGCGGCCTAGAGCGGCAAGCCAGTTACCATGCCAGCAGCGGCACCACACGTTTGCAAACGAAGATGATTTGCAAAGCATCGGCAATACAACGTGCTGGTCGAGCCGGGCGTTTACAGGCTGGTCATTGTTATCGCGCTTACAGCGAAGAGCAGTTAAATCATCGCCCCTTTGCCGCGAGTCCAGAAATTACCCGCAGCGAGTTAAGTCGCTTGGTAATAGAATTAATGCAGTGGGGAGCCGATGCTGGCGAGCTGCAGTGGTTAGACATGCCACCTAAAGCTCATCTTGGCCAAGCCAAGCAGTTGCTCAGCGAACTACAACTGCTTAAAAATGACCGCTTAAGTGAACGTGCAGAACACCTAAGCAATAGTGGGGTTGGCCCACGTATGTTGGCGATGTTAGACCAAGCACAAACTTGGCAACAGCAAACCAATGTAAACGGTTTGTTGTGGCGAGCTTGCCAGTTGGCTGCATTGCTGGATAACAATAGCTCGCACAAAAGCGATCAAATTAGCCAAGCACAAGCAGAGCTAGCGGGCGCTGCTAAACAGCAATATCAGCAACAGCTTAAGCAATTGGCACAGCGCTTTAAGGTTAAACCTGCCAGCGACATTGATGCTAAGTGGGATGGTTTATTGTTAGCGCAAGCCTTCCCCGATCGCATTGCCCTTAAGCGGCAGGGGCGCAGTTATACCTGCAGTGGTGGCTTTGGTTTGGAGTTACATGAACAGCAGCATCACTTAGCTAAACTAGATGCCATGGTGGTTTGCGATTTGTATTGGCCAGAAGGGCGAAACCAAGGCAAGGTTGCCTTAGCCTGTGAGCTAGACTTGAGCGAGCTTAAAACCTTGCAAACGGAGCGTTTTAGCACTCAATTGCATTGCCAGTGGTCTGAAACCGCCAAGCGAATTGTTGCGGAGAAACAACAGCGGCTAGGCGCGTTAGTATTAAGCGCTCAAGCCGCCGAGCAACTAGAGCCCGAATTAGTTGCCAAGGCTTGGCTGGAACAAATTGAACGTAAAGGTTTTAGTTGGTTGCCGCTTAACGATAAAACCCGTGCTTGGTTAGAGCGCACCCGCTGCGCCCAACAGTGGTTTAGTGAATTGGCGATGGCCGATTTTAGCGATGAAGCGCTGTTAGATGATGCTGAGCAGTGGCTAAGCATGCACTTAAGCACTTGCAGAACTTGGCAGCAGCTAAAAAACATTGATTGGCTTGCAGCCTTAAAGTCTCGTTTAGATTGGCAACAACAGCAGCAAATAGAAAGTTTGGTACCTAGTCATTATTTAGCCCCTTCTGGGAATCGTGCCGCCATTCGCTACCAGTTAGGTAACGCTCCGGTGGTGTCGATAAAATTACAGGAAATGTTTGGTCAGCCGCAGTCGCCGCAATTAGGTAACAAAATTGCGATCACCTTAGAGCTGTTGTCGCCGGGTGGTAAACCTTTGCAGCTTACTCAAGACTTAGCCAGCTTTTGGCAGTCAGCCTATGTAGAAGTGAAAAAAGAAATGAAAGGGCGTTACCCCAAACACCCTTGGCCTGACGATCCTGTTAGTGCTCAAGCTACCCATAAAACCAAACGCCAACTCAATTACGCAAAGCCAAATCAAGGCTAA
- a CDS encoding ABC transporter substrate-binding protein, giving the protein MIVFSKVCVLWNILIIGLLAPFTSNAQEPMHGNTINSWPPYMFLEDGRISGIATDIVKATFKKANIELELDTYPWARAYQITLTQKDTLIYMLYRTEDRESLFKWVGPIVPAQPMYFYKLRSRSEINISSLEDAKQYTVGVVRNVANHKFLLKQGFEEGKNIAAVTNPQQNLKKLLAGRIDLLIGSELTLAMQMKELGASMQEIEPSFNPIETKAGYIGFNLQTSDETIQRLQHALDSLQEDGTVKEIQNKYINRYLQ; this is encoded by the coding sequence ATGATTGTGTTTTCAAAAGTTTGTGTGCTTTGGAACATTCTCATTATTGGACTTTTAGCGCCCTTCACCAGTAATGCCCAAGAGCCAATGCATGGCAATACGATAAATTCATGGCCCCCCTATATGTTTCTTGAAGATGGCCGCATAAGTGGCATAGCAACAGATATTGTTAAGGCCACTTTCAAAAAAGCCAACATAGAGCTTGAATTGGATACCTACCCTTGGGCAAGAGCTTATCAGATAACCTTAACCCAAAAAGACACACTAATTTATATGTTGTACCGGACAGAAGACAGAGAGTCTTTATTCAAATGGGTTGGCCCAATCGTCCCTGCGCAACCTATGTATTTCTATAAACTGAGAAGTCGCTCGGAGATAAACATAAGTTCGCTGGAAGACGCGAAACAATACACCGTAGGAGTGGTTAGAAACGTAGCTAACCATAAGTTTTTACTTAAGCAAGGTTTCGAAGAGGGTAAGAACATTGCAGCAGTTACCAACCCACAGCAAAACCTAAAAAAATTGTTGGCTGGTAGAATCGACCTACTAATCGGTAGCGAGTTAACCCTAGCGATGCAAATGAAAGAGCTAGGGGCCTCGATGCAGGAGATAGAGCCATCTTTCAACCCAATTGAAACCAAAGCTGGCTACATAGGTTTTAACTTGCAAACCTCAGATGAAACAATCCAACGCTTGCAACATGCCTTAGACTCCTTACAAGAAGATGGCACAGTAAAAGAAATACAAAATAAGTACATTAATAGATACCTACAATAA
- the sfsA gene encoding DNA/RNA nuclease SfsA → MSFESPLKPATLVKRYKRFLADVILEDGSETTIYCANTGAMTGCAEPGNTVWYSQSSNPKRKYSLSWELSQTKQGDTICVNTAKANQWVEQALQQSLIGELSGYAQLRREVKYGSENSRIDFLLEDPKREKCYIEVKSCTLLQEGKGYFPDAVSTRGQKHLRELIEMKQQGHRAVLLFAVLHSGINNVQAAAHIDPAYAELLALAKQQGVEVLAYKAKLSPEHCSLDHAVPVY, encoded by the coding sequence ATGTCATTTGAATCACCGCTAAAACCCGCCACACTGGTTAAACGCTATAAACGCTTTCTCGCCGATGTAATTTTAGAAGATGGCAGCGAAACCACCATTTACTGCGCGAACACCGGCGCAATGACAGGCTGTGCTGAACCAGGTAATACCGTATGGTACAGCCAATCAAGCAACCCTAAACGTAAGTACTCACTTAGCTGGGAGCTAAGCCAAACCAAACAGGGCGATACCATCTGCGTGAATACTGCTAAGGCCAATCAATGGGTTGAGCAGGCCCTTCAGCAATCACTAATTGGCGAATTATCTGGCTACGCTCAGCTACGCCGCGAAGTAAAATATGGCAGCGAAAATAGCCGTATCGACTTTTTGTTGGAAGACCCTAAACGTGAAAAGTGCTACATCGAAGTAAAATCTTGCACCTTGCTACAAGAAGGTAAGGGCTACTTTCCCGATGCCGTAAGTACCCGCGGGCAAAAACACTTACGCGAACTTATCGAGATGAAACAGCAAGGCCACCGCGCAGTATTGTTGTTTGCGGTGTTGCATAGCGGAATCAACAATGTTCAAGCCGCTGCCCACATTGATCCCGCTTATGCAGAGTTACTCGCCTTAGCCAAACAACAGGGTGTGGAAGTGCTTGCGTACAAGGCTAAACTAAGCCCTGAACATTGCAGCTTAGATCACGCCGTTCCTGTTTACTAA
- the dksA gene encoding RNA polymerase-binding protein DksA, translating to MPDGKKKTLGVLSIAGVEPYQAQPGEEYMNDAQLDHFRTILEAWRNQLREEVDRTVTHMKDEAANFPDPVDRAAQEEEFSLELRTRDRERKLIKKIEKTLLKIEDDFGFCDACGVEIGIRRLEARPTADLCIDCKTLAEIKEKQLVG from the coding sequence ATGCCAGACGGCAAAAAGAAAACACTAGGTGTGCTCTCTATCGCAGGGGTTGAACCATATCAAGCTCAGCCTGGCGAAGAGTACATGAACGATGCTCAGTTAGACCACTTCCGCACCATTCTTGAAGCGTGGCGTAACCAACTTCGCGAAGAAGTTGATCGCACAGTAACGCACATGAAAGACGAAGCGGCTAACTTCCCTGATCCAGTTGACCGCGCAGCGCAAGAGGAAGAATTCAGCCTTGAACTTCGTACTCGCGACCGCGAACGCAAGCTGATCAAAAAAATCGAGAAGACCTTGCTTAAAATTGAAGATGACTTCGGTTTTTGCGATGCCTGTGGTGTGGAAATCGGCATTCGCCGCTTAGAAGCCAGACCAACAGCGGATCTGTGTATCGACTGCAAAACCTTAGCTGAGATTAAAGAGAAGCAACTCGTCGGCTAG
- the gluQRS gene encoding tRNA glutamyl-Q(34) synthetase GluQRS, with translation MSAKPYVGRFAPSPSGPLHLGSLVAAVGSYLQARHHHGQWLVRIEDIDPPREQAGASKLILQQLEQFGLHWDGEVLYQSQRLEAYQAQIDSWLQQHSAYFCQCTRKQVKASGGYYLATCRNLQLSGLDHAVRLQSKRAIEQFEDLAYGTVHIPAALAEEDFIIKRRDGLYAYNLAVSLDDAEQGITEVVRGADLILTTGRQLAIFELLAKPAPKYLHLPLVLDESGNKLSKQNHAPSISGKQNQQLLLQALRYLGQTSEADWLELSCEQILNKALANWRLSSVPKISLDSQ, from the coding sequence ATGAGCGCTAAGCCCTACGTAGGCCGTTTTGCCCCCTCCCCTTCAGGCCCATTGCACTTAGGCTCGTTAGTTGCCGCTGTAGGCAGCTACCTGCAAGCTCGTCATCACCACGGCCAATGGCTAGTTCGTATTGAAGACATCGATCCCCCAAGAGAACAAGCAGGTGCGAGTAAACTTATACTGCAACAGCTGGAACAATTTGGCCTGCATTGGGATGGTGAGGTTTTATATCAAAGCCAACGCCTTGAGGCTTACCAAGCACAAATCGATAGCTGGTTACAGCAACACAGTGCCTATTTTTGCCAATGCACCCGTAAGCAAGTTAAAGCCTCTGGCGGCTACTACTTAGCAACCTGTCGCAATCTGCAGCTCAGTGGCTTGGACCACGCAGTGCGATTACAAAGCAAGAGAGCAATTGAGCAATTTGAAGATCTAGCTTACGGCACGGTGCACATTCCAGCCGCTTTAGCCGAAGAAGACTTCATCATAAAACGCCGCGATGGCTTATATGCCTACAATCTAGCGGTGAGTTTAGACGACGCCGAACAGGGTATTACCGAAGTAGTGAGAGGTGCTGATTTAATTCTAACCACTGGCCGGCAACTGGCGATATTCGAGCTCTTAGCCAAACCCGCTCCAAAATATTTGCACCTACCCTTAGTGCTTGACGAAAGTGGCAATAAACTCAGTAAGCAAAACCATGCACCTTCGATTTCGGGCAAGCAAAATCAGCAATTGCTGCTGCAAGCCTTAAGATATTTGGGGCAAACGAGCGAAGCCGACTGGCTTGAACTAAGCTGTGAGCAAATACTAAACAAGGCTCTAGCCAATTGGCGGCTTTCTTCGGTACCAAAAATCTCACTAGACAGCCAGTGA
- the pcnB gene encoding polynucleotide adenylyltransferase PcnB codes for MPRAEHNISRQDISENALKVLYRLHKSGYNAYLVGGGVRDLLLGKQPKDFDIATNATPEQIKGLFRNCRLVGRRFRLAHILFGREIIEVATFRGHHDSENANTESKRSEEGMLLRDNVYGSIDEDAERRDFTVNALYYNIADFSVVDFAGGINDIAERRLQLIGDPETRYREDPVRMLRAVRFAVKLDFSIAPESRDPIAHYGHLLKDIPAARLFEECLKLFLGGDGKSTFKMLADTQLLYPLFPLLKPLLQQWDEDSPELRFMLMALASTDKRVRGDQKVTPAFVFAALLWPLLEIKKDELLIELSLGEHDASAMAMNWLLDQQCKSVAIPKRFTTGVREIWQLQSRLDRRFGKRAFQTFGHPRFRAAFDFLELRAKATQDKHLGELAQWWQQWQRSNEQGRNTMVRELNKNSGRSKSRRRTRKPKKTDS; via the coding sequence ATCCCACGTGCTGAGCACAATATTTCTCGCCAAGACATTAGCGAAAATGCCCTTAAGGTCTTATATCGTTTGCATAAGTCGGGCTACAACGCTTACTTAGTGGGCGGAGGTGTGCGTGACTTACTACTTGGCAAGCAACCTAAAGACTTTGACATTGCAACCAATGCTACCCCTGAGCAGATAAAAGGTTTATTCCGCAACTGTCGTTTAGTAGGCCGTCGTTTTCGCTTAGCCCATATTTTATTTGGCCGCGAGATTATTGAGGTTGCCACCTTCCGTGGTCATCATGACAGCGAAAACGCCAACACTGAATCTAAACGCAGTGAAGAAGGCATGTTACTGCGCGACAATGTTTACGGCAGCATAGATGAAGATGCCGAGCGTCGCGACTTCACAGTAAATGCTCTTTATTACAACATTGCTGATTTTTCAGTGGTTGATTTTGCCGGTGGCATTAACGATATCGCCGAGCGCCGCTTACAACTCATTGGTGACCCAGAAACACGTTATCGTGAAGACCCAGTTCGAATGCTTCGCGCTGTGCGCTTTGCGGTTAAATTGGACTTTAGCATTGCGCCGGAAAGCCGTGATCCTATTGCTCACTATGGCCACTTGCTTAAAGACATTCCTGCCGCGCGCTTATTCGAAGAATGCTTAAAACTGTTCTTGGGCGGTGACGGTAAATCTACTTTTAAGATGCTGGCCGATACTCAGCTACTTTACCCGCTATTTCCGCTGTTAAAGCCTTTATTGCAGCAATGGGATGAAGACTCTCCAGAACTACGCTTTATGCTAATGGCACTGGCTAGCACAGACAAACGGGTACGTGGCGACCAAAAAGTAACGCCTGCTTTTGTATTTGCTGCGCTATTGTGGCCACTGTTAGAAATAAAGAAAGACGAATTGCTAATAGAGCTTTCTCTGGGCGAGCATGACGCATCAGCGATGGCAATGAACTGGTTACTCGACCAGCAGTGTAAAAGCGTTGCCATCCCTAAACGTTTCACTACCGGCGTTCGTGAAATTTGGCAGCTTCAGTCTCGCCTTGACCGTCGCTTTGGCAAACGAGCTTTCCAAACCTTTGGTCACCCACGTTTTAGAGCCGCTTTCGACTTTTTAGAGTTACGTGCTAAAGCCACCCAAGATAAACACCTTGGTGAGCTTGCTCAGTGGTGGCAACAGTGGCAACGTAGCAACGAGCAAGGCCGCAATACTATGGTGCGCGAGTTAAATAAAAACTCGGGCCGCAGCAAAAGCCGTCGTCGCACTCGTAAGCCGAAAAAGACTGACAGTTAA
- the folK gene encoding 2-amino-4-hydroxy-6-hydroxymethyldihydropteridine diphosphokinase yields the protein MTTCYLALGSNLVNPLHQAIAARRALAASTELTLISNSSLYRSRPMGPQDQPDYLNAVIQLETDLGPLALLDLCQKIEQEQGRERKDERWGPRTIDLDILLYGKQVIDSPRLTVPHYGMKQREFVLLPLAEIANDLCLPDGSLVQYLAESIDSNGLQVFKRPLEWA from the coding sequence ATGACCACTTGCTACCTGGCCTTAGGCAGTAATTTAGTCAATCCGCTCCATCAAGCCATTGCAGCTAGGCGTGCCCTAGCTGCTTCGACTGAACTCACGCTTATCTCTAACTCTTCACTGTATCGCAGTCGCCCAATGGGGCCGCAGGATCAACCCGATTACTTAAATGCGGTAATCCAGCTGGAGACAGACTTAGGCCCTCTCGCCTTGCTTGACCTTTGTCAGAAAATTGAACAAGAGCAAGGGCGTGAGCGCAAAGATGAACGTTGGGGGCCCAGAACCATAGACTTAGATATATTGCTCTATGGCAAACAAGTCATCGATAGCCCACGACTAACCGTGCCGCACTATGGAATGAAACAGCGAGAGTTTGTATTATTACCGCTCGCTGAAATTGCCAATGATTTATGCTTACCAGACGGAAGTTTGGTGCAATACTTAGCAGAATCTATCGACAGCAACGGCTTACAAGTTTTTAAACGCCCCCTAGAGTGGGCTTAA
- the panB gene encoding 3-methyl-2-oxobutanoate hydroxymethyltransferase produces the protein MSRFTVSHLQKFKQNNEKFSCITAYDASFAALFDELGMHLLLIGDSLGMVLQGHKDTLAVSIDDIAYHTRCVARGTEKTMIVADMPFMSYATPEQTYQNAAKLMQAGAQMVKVEGGEWLSPTIKGLVERGVPVCGHLGLTPQSVHLFGGYKVQGRSEQQAQEMLQHAKQLEAAGVQLLVLECIPTDLAKLITEALTIPVIGIGAGNVTDGQILVMHDAFGISKGHIPKFSKNFLAETGDIRGAISLYLEQVSSGEFPGDAQSFS, from the coding sequence ATGAGCAGATTTACAGTTTCTCACTTACAAAAGTTTAAACAAAACAACGAGAAATTCTCCTGTATCACCGCCTATGACGCCAGCTTTGCTGCGTTATTTGACGAATTAGGCATGCACCTGCTGCTAATTGGTGATTCCTTAGGCATGGTACTGCAAGGCCACAAAGATACCTTAGCGGTTAGCATTGATGATATTGCCTACCATACTCGCTGTGTTGCTCGTGGCACCGAAAAAACCATGATCGTAGCCGACATGCCCTTTATGTCTTACGCCACTCCTGAGCAAACTTACCAAAATGCCGCCAAGCTAATGCAAGCCGGCGCACAAATGGTAAAAGTTGAAGGCGGTGAATGGTTGAGCCCTACCATTAAGGGTTTGGTTGAACGCGGCGTTCCAGTATGTGGTCACCTTGGTTTAACGCCTCAATCAGTGCATTTGTTTGGCGGTTATAAAGTACAGGGGCGCAGCGAACAACAAGCGCAAGAGATGTTGCAGCACGCTAAACAGCTAGAAGCAGCCGGCGTTCAGTTGTTGGTATTAGAATGCATTCCTACTGACCTGGCTAAACTAATTACAGAAGCCTTAACTATTCCAGTAATTGGCATTGGCGCAGGCAATGTTACCGACGGGCAAATCCTCGTGATGCATGATGCCTTTGGCATTAGCAAGGGCCATATTCCTAAGTTTTCTAAAAACTTTTTGGCTGAGACTGGCGATATTCGTGGTGCCATTAGCCTTTATTTGGAGCAAGTGTCTTCGGGTGAATTTCCTGGTGACGCACAGAGCTTTAGTTAA
- the panC gene encoding pantoate--beta-alanine ligase: MKLVEQPSELRSALDDVRLQGRKIGFVPTMGNLHAGHIALVKEAQSHCDVVVVSIFVNPLQFNNSDDLANYPRTLEQDVAALNQAGADFVFTPSAEALYPNGLETETKVTVPVLSDILEGELRPGHFDGVSTVVCKLFNLVQPHLAVFGEKDYQQLALIRKMTTDLLLPIEIIGLPTVREASGLAMSSRNNRLSAEQLQTAPLLAKEMRQIAAKLSRNNQAELSQSAKQALEKMGFKCDGIDIVDAENLSPLTPQSRSAVILMAAFLGEVRLIDNCVIELH, translated from the coding sequence ATTAAGCTTGTTGAGCAGCCGAGTGAATTACGCTCGGCATTAGATGACGTGCGTCTACAAGGTCGAAAGATTGGTTTTGTTCCCACCATGGGGAATCTGCATGCCGGTCATATTGCCCTAGTGAAAGAAGCACAAAGTCACTGTGATGTTGTGGTGGTTTCAATATTTGTTAACCCCTTGCAGTTTAACAACAGCGATGACTTAGCCAATTACCCGCGCACTCTAGAACAAGATGTCGCCGCACTAAACCAAGCTGGCGCTGATTTTGTGTTTACTCCTAGCGCTGAAGCACTCTACCCAAATGGTTTAGAAACGGAGACTAAAGTAACAGTGCCTGTCCTTTCAGACATACTGGAAGGCGAATTACGCCCCGGTCATTTTGATGGCGTTTCAACAGTAGTTTGTAAGCTGTTTAACCTGGTGCAGCCACATTTGGCGGTATTTGGCGAAAAGGACTATCAGCAGCTGGCTTTAATCCGCAAGATGACCACCGATCTGTTACTCCCCATTGAAATTATTGGCCTACCCACGGTAAGAGAAGCCAGCGGCTTAGCCATGAGCTCACGTAACAATCGCTTAAGTGCCGAGCAGTTACAAACAGCCCCATTATTGGCTAAAGAAATGCGACAAATAGCGGCAAAGTTAAGCCGCAATAATCAGGCTGAATTAAGCCAATCAGCCAAACAAGCGCTAGAAAAAATGGGTTTTAAATGCGACGGTATTGATATCGTAGATGCCGAAAACCTAAGCCCCCTAACCCCTCAATCTCGCTCTGCTGTTATTCTTATGGCCGCCTTCCTCGGAGAAGTAAGGCTTATAGATAACTGCGTGATTGAACTACACTAA